In Seonamhaeicola sp. S2-3, the genomic window ATAATAAAAGCGAAAGTTAATTTTGTTGTTATATTTGAAATTTTCATAAATTATAATTTTAAAGTTGCACCAATCATATAAGATCTAGAAGATGGATACGTTGTATAATCTATACCAATAGATTGATTACCGTTAGTTGAGCGTGGGCTATTAACTAATGGGTCAAATCCTGAGTAGTTAGTTATTGTAAATAAGTTTTGCCCGCTAACATAAAGATTCAAACCTTTTAACCAGTTTATGTTAAGGTTTTCTGTTTTAAAAGTGTAGCCTATTCGTGCATTGTTTAAACGAATAAAGTCTGATTTTTCCATGTAAAGCGTGGATAACTGAGGTGTATTTGTAGGACTAGCGCCAGCATAATAATAATCGGATAATACGTTTCTATCTGATGCTATATTATTAATGTTTAGAGCTAGGTTAGTATTATTAACCAGTAGTCCACCAGTTTGCCCAATAAAAGCAAGACTGAAATCCCAGTTTTTGTAAGAAATATTAGAGTTTATACCAAAAGTAAAGTTAGGTAATGCACCTTCAAAAATTTGTCTGTCATCACTATTAATAACATCATCATCGTTAAAATCTTCAAAAATATCATTTCCGTTTTCATCAAAACCTAAATGCTTTAGCATAAAGAAAGATCCAGCTTCGTAATCACTTTTATAAATGTTGGCAGCAACACCAGATAATCCAGATCCTGCAACGCTACCAGAATATAATTCTGATACAGGTAAATTTTTAATCTTATTGTTTAAAGTAGCACCATTTACATCTAAAGTCCATGATAAATCATCTGTACTTACTAATAGAGCACCTAAAGTAAACTCAAAGCCTTTGTTAACTATTTCGCCATCAATGTTTTTCCATACGGTTGAGGTTGGGCTTAATGGTTCTGAAGGAATATTTAAAATGGCATCGGTGGTTGTTTTATTGTAATAATCAAGCGAACCATAAAGTTTATTATTCCACAAGCTAAAGTCGGTTCCAATGTTAAGTTGGGTAACTACTTCCCATTTTAAGTCTGGATTTGCCGTTCTGTTAACAATAACACCATTTATTAGGTTGTAGTCATCATAAAGATAATAACCTCCAGAAGCAGATTGAGAATAACTTGCTTGGGTTATTTTATTTTGAACTTCTTGATTTCCTGTTTGCCCCCAACTAAGTCTGAATTTTAATTGGTTAATAGTTTCAATGTTGCTAATAAAATTCTCTTGGTCTAAATTCCAACCTAATGCAAAAGAAGGGAAATACCCATATTTATTATTTTCTCCAAAGCGGGTAGAACCATCTGCTCTTAAAGAAGCTGTTAGTAAATATTTATTGTCAAAATTATAGTTTAATCTACCAAAGTAAGATTGTAATTCATTTTCTTGGGCATAACCACTAACACCAGATTGCTCACCAGAATAACCAGGGTCATTTTTTGGAGCTACTCCAGTACCCATTTCATCTATACCTGAAAGCGAGAAAGAAGTACCTGAGAAGTCAAATTTTTGATATGAGAACCCACCTAGAATTTCAAAATTATTTTTTTCTATACCAAAACGATAGGTTAAATAATGCTCCATTAAGGAACTTTGCGACTCTAAATTGCTTTGAGAATAAGCGCCATCTGGAGTTCTATCTGTAAAGTTAGGGTAAATGGTAGAATTTCTTTCGGAAACAGAACGATCTATACCATAGTTGAATTTATAATCTAGTCCGTCTATTATTCTAAAA contains:
- a CDS encoding TonB-dependent receptor, with translation MYNKINFFILKNIAFLVLFIFICNTAHSHSITKTEILNYTQQKTIRGIIVDESGVPLPGATIALKGTTKGVSTNFDGEFSIEAELGETLKISFLGYETKEVLIDSDYISITLKTNNSLLDEVLIVGYGKQNKKDLTGAVSQLSENNFKKGVNVSPDNLLQGKVAGVRIVQSSGEPGAGVDVSIRGIGSIRSGSTPLFVVDGIPLSNSNVSSASPNFGLGSSSAKNPLNFLNTSDIESITVLKDASAAAIYGARGSNGVVIITTKQGKTGDASITMDSYLSIANVIKTMDVLSASEYRDAITDDNYDHGGNTNWQDEIFREAITQNHNFSFAKKTDSGNYYASLSFMDQEGIVESSGFKRTTARLNAEESFLDNKRLNVKINLTASQIDETGVPNGANAGSDGQLIVHALMANPTQPVFTEDGAYTNFNLNQNYNPMYLLHVYDDQTKTLRVLGNIETTFRIIDGLDYKFNYGIDRSVSERNSTIYPNFTDRTPDGAYSQSNLESQSSLMEHYLTYRFGIEKNNFEILGGFSYQKFDFSGTSFSLSGIDEMGTGVAPKNDPGYSGEQSGVSGYAQENELQSYFGRLNYNFDNKYLLTASLRADGSTRFGENNKYGYFPSFALGWNLDQENFISNIETINQLKFRLSWGQTGNQEVQNKITQASYSQSASGGYYLYDDYNLINGVIVNRTANPDLKWEVVTQLNIGTDFSLWNNKLYGSLDYYNKTTTDAILNIPSEPLSPTSTVWKNIDGEIVNKGFEFTLGALLVSTDDLSWTLDVNGATLNNKIKNLPVSELYSGSVAGSGLSGVAANIYKSDYEAGSFFMLKHLGFDENGNDIFEDFNDDDVINSDDRQIFEGALPNFTFGINSNISYKNWDFSLAFIGQTGGLLVNNTNLALNINNIASDRNVLSDYYYAGASPTNTPQLSTLYMEKSDFIRLNNARIGYTFKTENLNINWLKGLNLYVSGQNLFTITNYSGFDPLVNSPRSTNGNQSIGIDYTTYPSSRSYMIGATLKL